The Bacteroidales bacterium genomic sequence CATCTGAAATCCTCGTTGAATCTGCAGTATAGCTGTTAATCAGGGAATCAAAATTAAAGGTAAGGTCTGATTTAAACCACAAGTCAAAGTATTGTCCGTATTCAGCCATCTGATCGGCGCCACCATCAGGTTGCTGTGAATAGACACGCAAATGTTGGGGATCGCGTAAATCTGTATAATTCAGAGAGCCAACGTTAAAGGATGATTGATTCAGTATATTTATGGCTTCGGCTTCTGTTTTTCCAATTAAAAAAGGGATGGGAATCTTCTCCTCTTTTAAACCTTTACCAAGCACAAGTTCAATTGCAGAGCCTTTTAGTACATCAGTTCCCGCCGAAATGGCTTTACCTTCAAAATTTTGGGCAAGCACCGCATTTTTTGCCATATTGGAAATGTATTCCAGTTTTGCAACCTTGAGCCCTGCTGCTTTTAACCCTGCCAGCGCCTGTCGGAGCGAAAGATCGACTAAATCTGGCATCCTGACCGTTTCGGGTTGCGACGTAACCACAGTGAGGTAGATTTTTCTACCACTTTTGACTTTGGAACCCGGAGGAGGATCCTGCAAGACGATGGCGCCCTTTTGCAAATTGTCATCAAAAATAGAATCAATAATGAGAAACCTGAAATGACCTTCAGGGTCGAATTGATCCAGATCATTTACCTGAATACCGATCAAACCGGGAACTTCAATGGCTTCACCGTGACTGGTGTAAAGTGCAAGCAGTTGCAATGATAACCAGAATAGTAAAACCCCGCCAATAAGCGACAATGCAAGGTGCTTGAAAAATATTCTGCTGATTAAAAACTTCTTAATCCCCATTAAGGTCTGTTTCTTTTTAATATCAATGAGTCCGGTTTTAAATGCCTTTTAATTAACTTTAAACCCGTTGATTTATTGCTGATTTCGAGTGCAAAGGTAATATCTGATGAGTAATGAAAAAGTCATCTGTTGAAAACCGCGATTATTCCATTATTGGTTTTTGCCTGTTGAGGTATTCACCCTGAATGCCATCGAGGTAAAACTCATTTTTACTGAAAACGATCTTTCCTTTAAGCAGCACCATTTCAGGCGCACCTTTGGTAGCAAGTCCTTCGTAGATATTCGAATCGCAGCGCTGGTAATGATTTTTTGCTGAAATGATATGCTTTTTATCGGGGTTCCAGATCACAATGTCAGCATCCAGCCCGGGTTGGATTGCGCCCTTTTTATGACTGAGTCCAAAGATTCTGGCGGGATTTGTTGAAATGAGCGCCACCCAGTCATTCAGGGATAACCGGTTGGGTAAAACGCCGGAAGTGAACAGCAGTGCAGGTCTGTGCTCCACGCCACCGGCGCCGTTGGGAATCAGGGTAAAGTTTTCGGCTCCATTTGCTTTTTGACCTTCAAAGTTAAACGGACAATGATCGGTAGCCACAACACTGATGGTTTTGTCTTTCAGCGCTTTCCAAAGTTTAAAGCGATCAAAACTACCTCTCAGAGGGGGGCTCATTACAAATTTGGCAGACGCTGCAAATGATTGCGAATACACCTGCTCATCCAGTAAGAGATATTGCGGGCAGGTTTCAGCCAGAACCCTGATACCCGAATCCTGCGCTTCGGCGATGAGCTGAATCGAGGGGGCGCCGGACACATGAACAATATAAAGCGGGCAATTCAGTATTTTGGCATAACTGATGGCTTTCAGCACTGCAGTTGCCTCAGCCTCAACAGGCCTGGATTTTGGATGCCATTCCGGAGCGGTTTTTCCCTCGCTGAGATATTTTTTCTGCAAATGGGTAATCAGTGCGTCATCCTCGCAATGCAACATCACCATACCGCCGGCATTGCCCACTGCTTCCATGATCAGTGCGAGCTGTTTATCGTCAATTCCTATAGATTTCTGATAAGCCAGGTAAAGTTTAAAAGATGAAATACCATGATTCCTGATACAATCATCAATTTCTCTTTCAGTATGGTCATTCCAGTTAACGAAACTGGCGTGAAGTCCATAATCAATCAGCGACTTAGCTGCAGCTTTTTTTCGTTTTTTCAGCGCATCCGCCATTTTTTCCCCTTTTCCGGGGGTAATAAAATCAATGATCGTCGTGGTTCCGCCCGCTAATGCTGCCTTTGTTCCGGAATAGAAATCATCACATGAAGTTCCATAGGGGGTTTCGAGTTCCATGTGAACGTGGGGATCAATGGCGCCGGGAATAATGTAAAAACCATCAGCATCAATGATTTCATCTGCCTCAGGAATTTCATTTGAACGGATAACATCTGCGATGACGCCATCCTCAATCAGCACACTGCCTGTGAAAGTTTCATCGACAGTAACAATCAAGCCGTTGGTAATGAGTGTTTTTTTCAAGATAAAAATATTGGGTATTTGGTCTGATTGATTTATTCAATAAAAAAAGGATTCTTTAAAGAACGTTCGTTAACAATATCCACCTCTCTATTTAGAAGTTCTTTCAAATCATAATATAAATCCCACAAATGGCCTCCAGCTAAAACAGGATCTAATCCATCCTTAAGACTTATCAAGAAGTCCACATCGCTATCATTGTTGAATTTGCCGGTAACTGCAGAGCCAAATAGTGATGCGCTTTTTACTTCATGTTTTTCCAACAAATTTAGTATCATAGCCATTTGGGATTCCAATGATGGATGTAGTTTCATCTTAGTTTTGCTTTGTATAATAAACAAAATGAACTGGGTTTTATTTTGTTTTCATTTGACGTGAAATAGTTTATCGTCGCAATCTCTCCCAAAGCTTATCTCCCATCTGTCTTGCAAATTTTAGAATTTCATCCTCATCAGCCAGTACCAGGCGACGGTCATTTACCACCAGTTTTCCTCCAGCAATGACATGTTTAACATGGGAAGCATCAAATCCATAGATAAAATGTCCTGCAAAGTTGGCGCGATGGATTGTTGTTGGCGAATTGTAATCAAGCACAACAAGATTGTTTCCGCCGTCCCCTTTGAACGGGTTTTGCTGCAGATAATGATGAACATTTCTCAACCGACGGTACATGTCTGCAGGACTATACGTACTAACCTTTAAACCAGCGAAGTAAGCATATTGCGCACTCCGGATCATATTGCTGTGCATTCCGTCGGTACCGAGCATAATACGTTCAAGCATCGCTGTAATATCAAAAATCCCCACCTTATTATTGAGGTTACTCTCCATATTTTCAACCACCCAGGCCTTACTTCCGGAAAGTATTTCTTTTTCATTATCATCCAGGTGAAGACAATGTACGAGAAGACTTTTGGGTGAATGCAGAAATCCAAAATCCCGCAAGCGCTCAACAACGGACTTTGAATAGTTGGCCTGGCAGTGTTCCTGGTCGTATTTATCTTCCGCAGCGTGAATGTGTACTCCCGAATTATATTTTTGCATTAAAAGTGCCGCCTGTTTCATGGTCGGATCACTTACTGTAAACGATGCATGAAGCCCTACCAACCCCTGGCGGTATTTCAGATAATTTTCGGTATGATGCAACCCTTCGGTTGCTTTTTCCATTCCATCGCGGTCGGAAACCTCGTAGCACAGCAAGTGCGAAAGGCCAACGCGGTCAAAAGCTTGAGCGATAACATCCAAAGAATTGCTGATTGCAAAAGGCGAAGCATGATGGTCGATCACAAAAGTGACGCCGGCTTTCAGGCTCACCATGGCGGCGTAGAGAGCGCTGGCTTCGATCATTTCGAGGTCAAGGCTTTTATCGAGTTTCCACCAGACGTATTTCAGTTTTTCGTGAAAATTTGCCGGTGGGGTTTGTGGGGGTGGCATACCGCGTGAAAGTGCCGAGTAAATGTGATGGTGAGCATTGGCAAATGATTTTGTGACCAAAAGTCCGGTGCAATCAATGATGTGATTGGCAGGTGTTTGATCTGGAATGATTTCAGGGAATTGTAAAGGCAGATCAACGCCTTGATCTACCTGAATGTTTGTTATTTTGAAATCAAGGGTTTGCCAGTCGATGAACGTTGCATTTTTCAGGAATAATGACATAGGAATACGGGTTAATCGGAAATTTTATCGAAAAACGTTTTTACAAAAATAACCTATTTGACCGATTCTTCCCTTTGAAGCGGCAATTTGTATCTCCTCACTTTATCGAACTGGTAAAACGCATTGGCAACCGCAGCAGCCGTGGGAACCAGTCCGATTTCACCGATTCCTTTGGCGCCGTATGGCCCGACAGGATCAGGCACTTCGACTACCCTGACCTCTACTTCCGGCATTTCATCAGACCGGAGGATTTTACAATGGCGCAACTTATCCGAAACCAGATGACCATCATTCATCGGCAAATCTTCAGTCAATGCATAGCCCAATCCCATGTGCACAGCGCCTTCTATCTGTCCTTCAAAAAGCTGTCGATTTAACAGATAGCCTACATCATGGGCTGCGATGACTTTCCGGATGCTTCCCTCGTCGTTTAATAACACCAGTTGTGTGGCATAGCCATAAGCAAAATGTGTAACAGGATTAGCGGCATGTGTACCGGGTTTTGTTGTCCAGTCACAAACAAATTTTCCAAAATAGACATTGCCTTTCAATGTTTCAGCAGATTGAGCTTCAAGGTCACGTTTAATTAATCTGCAAGCATCTATGATGGCATTTCCCAGCAGTGCCGTTGCCCTGGAGGAGGTTGTCATCCCTGTTACCAGACTATCGCCAGTATCAACACTCACCTCGATATTTTCCGGTGGCAGTCCGGTTTCTTTACAAAAGATTGTGATCGCCATGGCATGTACCCCCTGCCCCATTTCTGACCAGCCATGGGAAATGATAATTTTCCCGTTGTATTCAAACTTTATTTTTACAAAACTTTCGTCAATCATTCCATTACCAACACCGGTGTTCTTTATTCCGCAGGCCAGTCCGGCATATTTACCAGCGTAAAAATCTGCTTTTACAGCTTCCAATGTTTTCCTTACGCCAACACCTTTCCCAAGTCTTTGGCCTGTGGCAGTTACTGAACCTTCAGTCAGTGCATTAATATAGCGGAATTGCCAACGGTCGAAGCCTCCTTTTTCGCACAACTCATCAAGTAACGATTCGATGGCAAAAGTAACCTGGTTCACACCAAACCCCCGCATGGCGCCGCTCGGGATATTATTCGTGTAAACGGTTTTGGCCTCGAGGTCGGTGTTTGGAATGTGATAGGCGCCGGAGGCATGCCCTACAATACGTTCCATCACTTTTATGCCGACAGAGGCATAAGCGCCGGTGTCGCCGGTGGCTTCAAGTTTAATGGCAGTGAGATTTCCTGCGCTGTCACAGGCCAGTTTCATTTTCATCCATACAGGGTGTCGCTTGGGATGCATCCGGATGGATTCTTCGCGGGAAAGTGTAAGCCTGACGGGTTGTTTCAACAGCCAGGCAAAAAGGCTGACATGCCCCTGCACGGTCATATCCTCTTTGCCGCCAAAAGCACCGCCGGTGTGTACCTGCTGAATCCTGACCTTTTCCTCCGAAATGCCAAGTAATGTTGCAACCTGCCTTCTGTCCACATACACACCCTGACCCTGGCTGCAGAGTTTAATCCCATCAGCCATAGGCTCCGCCAGTGCAGATTCCGGCTCGAGAAACCCATGCTCAATGCGCTGGGTTGAAAACTCTCCTTCGGCAATATAGGCTGCGTTTTCAAAAAATCTCTCAGGGTTTCCCCAGCGGACAATACATTTTTCAAGCAGGTTAGGCTGACCCTCATGTACTAAGGGACTTTCCGGTCTGAGTGCCTTAAATGGATCTGAGACCGGTTCCAGAACTTCGTACTCAATTTCAATTAATTGTGCTGCCTGGCGGGCTGTTTGGCGATCGGATGCCACAACGCCAGCCAAAACATCGCCGATATAACTTGTGGTTTCATTCACATGGATCATCAGGGGCCAGTCCTGCTGGATGAGACCGGTTTTTGGATTTCCGGGAATATCTCCGGCAGTGAAAACTCTGATTACACCAGGGAATTGCCTGGCTTGATGTGTGTCAATTTTTAAAACCTTTGCGCGGGGATGGTCACTAAATCGAAGCGCTGCGTGCAGCAGCCCATCCTGCCGGAGATCATTCACAAAGGGCAGATGACCGGTGGCCAGTTGTTTAGACTGGTATTTTGGAAGAAATTCAGTTTTGTCAATAGATCTGTTCTCGTCGATTTTATCCTGACCTTTTCTCAGATTCTTCAGCGCCTCCACAATGGCATCAATAATCTTTACATAACCGGTGCAGCGACAAAGGTTCTGACGCAAAGCAATTGCAATTTCGGCTCGTGTGGGATTTGGATTTTCAGTGAATAAAACTTTGGCCCTCATCAGAAATCCCGGGGTGCAGAAACCACATTGCACAGCGCCTTTTCCAACAAAAGCATTGGATAAAACAAACAACACCGGAAGTGGAATCCCTTCGAGGGTGGTTACATGAACACCATTAAGCTTTTCCAGTTTCATGACGCATGAAAGGCGCGCTTTTCCATCAATTTCGACCATACAGGCGCCACATGCGGCCTGCCCGTTACAGCCATCCTTTACCGAAACAATCCCTTGCTGGTCACGAAGAAAATCCAGCAACGAAATTGACCCGTCGCCATTATAGCTGATCTTTTTTCCGTTTAAACTGAAATTGATCATTAATGAAGATTCTCAATTAAACATTTGTTGGTTGAACATTCAGGCGAATTACCTGAACATTTTGCCTTTTACAAACCGAATTTTCCAATTAATTCCAGAAAGAAAACTCTCTTCATTTGATTTTCAACAAATGAAGCTATCTTACTCACACTAATTCGCAAAATAAACCTGAAATGAACTATAAATCAAGAAGGTTAAGCACAACTTTGGCATCGCAGGCAACCGCCTTTGGGAAATCAAGGTATTTTTTAACCGCTCCTGTGTCTTTCATGCCCGATCCTGTGATCAAAACCAGGTTGTTTGAATCTTCGGGAATCAAATGTTCGCGGTGCATTTTCAGAAACCCGGCCAAGGCAGCAGCGGCAGAAGGCTCTGCAAAAATTCCGGTGTTGCGGGACAATTGAAGTGAGGCCTGCATAATCTCTTCATCACTCACTTTAACGGATTTCCCATGATATTGCTTCATATAATTGGCTGTCATATGGAAATTTCTTGGCACATCCACCGAAATCGAGTCTGCAATGGTTTTTGACTTTACCGACTTGAATTCACTTCTGTCAAGATTGTCAACCAGGTTGGGGCTTCCTTCAGCCTGCACGGCAACAATGGTGGGCATTGTATCGGTGATGTGGAGTTTGATTAATTCCTCAAAACCCTTGTACATAGCTGAAATGATCACTCCGTCGCCTACCGGGATAAAAATTGTATCTGGCAGGACACCGAGCAGTTCGTCATAAATTTCGAAAGCCGCTATTTTCTTTCCTTCGATGGTGAAAGGATTATATGCGGTATTCCGGTTGTACACTCCTGTTTTCCTGGTCAGTTCAAGGCTAAGCTCGAATGCGTCGTCGTAGGTTCCTTTAACCGGGATTAAAGTGGCGCCAAACATCATAATCTGTGTTAATTTCTCAACCGGCGCATTTTCCGGAACAAGAATAATGGCTTTCTGCCCCTGTGCTGCACAAATGCCAGCCATCGAAGAGCCCGCGTTGCCTGTGGATGCAGTGATGATTGTACCAATCCCTTTTTGCGCAGCATAAGCTGATACTACAACCGAAGCCCTGTCTTTGAATGAAAGCGTTGGATTGCGTGCGTCATTTTTGATATACAGTGTAGCTTTTAGCGG encodes the following:
- a CDS encoding PASTA domain-containing protein — translated: MGIKKFLISRIFFKHLALSLIGGVLLFWLSLQLLALYTSHGEAIEVPGLIGIQVNDLDQFDPEGHFRFLIIDSIFDDNLQKGAIVLQDPPPGSKVKSGRKIYLTVVTSQPETVRMPDLVDLSLRQALAGLKAAGLKVAKLEYISNMAKNAVLAQNFEGKAISAGTDVLKGSAIELVLGKGLKEEKIPIPFLIGKTEAEAINILNQSSFNVGSLNYTDLRDPQHLRVYSQQPDGGADQMAEYGQYFDLWFKSDLTFNFDSLINSYTADSTRISDEFFDSQTETE
- the hydA gene encoding dihydropyrimidinase, producing the protein MKKTLITNGLIVTVDETFTGSVLIEDGVIADVIRSNEIPEADEIIDADGFYIIPGAIDPHVHMELETPYGTSCDDFYSGTKAALAGGTTTIIDFITPGKGEKMADALKKRKKAAAKSLIDYGLHASFVNWNDHTEREIDDCIRNHGISSFKLYLAYQKSIGIDDKQLALIMEAVGNAGGMVMLHCEDDALITHLQKKYLSEGKTAPEWHPKSRPVEAEATAVLKAISYAKILNCPLYIVHVSGAPSIQLIAEAQDSGIRVLAETCPQYLLLDEQVYSQSFAASAKFVMSPPLRGSFDRFKLWKALKDKTISVVATDHCPFNFEGQKANGAENFTLIPNGAGGVEHRPALLFTSGVLPNRLSLNDWVALISTNPARIFGLSHKKGAIQPGLDADIVIWNPDKKHIISAKNHYQRCDSNIYEGLATKGAPEMVLLKGKIVFSKNEFYLDGIQGEYLNRQKPIME
- a CDS encoding nucleotidyltransferase domain-containing protein; the protein is MAMILNLLEKHEVKSASLFGSAVTGKFNNDSDVDFLISLKDGLDPVLAGGHLWDLYYDLKELLNREVDIVNERSLKNPFFIE
- a CDS encoding amidohydrolase family protein encodes the protein MSLFLKNATFIDWQTLDFKITNIQVDQGVDLPLQFPEIIPDQTPANHIIDCTGLLVTKSFANAHHHIYSALSRGMPPPQTPPANFHEKLKYVWWKLDKSLDLEMIEASALYAAMVSLKAGVTFVIDHHASPFAISNSLDVIAQAFDRVGLSHLLCYEVSDRDGMEKATEGLHHTENYLKYRQGLVGLHASFTVSDPTMKQAALLMQKYNSGVHIHAAEDKYDQEHCQANYSKSVVERLRDFGFLHSPKSLLVHCLHLDDNEKEILSGSKAWVVENMESNLNNKVGIFDITAMLERIMLGTDGMHSNMIRSAQYAYFAGLKVSTYSPADMYRRLRNVHHYLQQNPFKGDGGNNLVVLDYNSPTTIHRANFAGHFIYGFDASHVKHVIAGGKLVVNDRRLVLADEDEILKFARQMGDKLWERLRR
- the xdh gene encoding selenium-dependent xanthine dehydrogenase — translated: MINFSLNGKKISYNGDGSISLLDFLRDQQGIVSVKDGCNGQAACGACMVEIDGKARLSCVMKLEKLNGVHVTTLEGIPLPVLFVLSNAFVGKGAVQCGFCTPGFLMRAKVLFTENPNPTRAEIAIALRQNLCRCTGYVKIIDAIVEALKNLRKGQDKIDENRSIDKTEFLPKYQSKQLATGHLPFVNDLRQDGLLHAALRFSDHPRAKVLKIDTHQARQFPGVIRVFTAGDIPGNPKTGLIQQDWPLMIHVNETTSYIGDVLAGVVASDRQTARQAAQLIEIEYEVLEPVSDPFKALRPESPLVHEGQPNLLEKCIVRWGNPERFFENAAYIAEGEFSTQRIEHGFLEPESALAEPMADGIKLCSQGQGVYVDRRQVATLLGISEEKVRIQQVHTGGAFGGKEDMTVQGHVSLFAWLLKQPVRLTLSREESIRMHPKRHPVWMKMKLACDSAGNLTAIKLEATGDTGAYASVGIKVMERIVGHASGAYHIPNTDLEAKTVYTNNIPSGAMRGFGVNQVTFAIESLLDELCEKGGFDRWQFRYINALTEGSVTATGQRLGKGVGVRKTLEAVKADFYAGKYAGLACGIKNTGVGNGMIDESFVKIKFEYNGKIIISHGWSEMGQGVHAMAITIFCKETGLPPENIEVSVDTGDSLVTGMTTSSRATALLGNAIIDACRLIKRDLEAQSAETLKGNVYFGKFVCDWTTKPGTHAANPVTHFAYGYATQLVLLNDEGSIRKVIAAHDVGYLLNRQLFEGQIEGAVHMGLGYALTEDLPMNDGHLVSDKLRHCKILRSDEMPEVEVRVVEVPDPVGPYGAKGIGEIGLVPTAAAVANAFYQFDKVRRYKLPLQREESVK
- the thrC gene encoding threonine synthase; its protein translation is MNQKFSYQCVTCGREIETDDVIYLCPGCEPKNKPGQPLLGVLKVNYDYTMIREDILSENLFAILKDDGYIDLLPIDEVESIPGLKIGNTPMYEVDNFEGKPLKATLYIKNDARNPTLSFKDRASVVVSAYAAQKGIGTIITASTGNAGSSMAGICAAQGQKAIILVPENAPVEKLTQIMMFGATLIPVKGTYDDAFELSLELTRKTGVYNRNTAYNPFTIEGKKIAAFEIYDELLGVLPDTIFIPVGDGVIISAMYKGFEELIKLHITDTMPTIVAVQAEGSPNLVDNLDRSEFKSVKSKTIADSISVDVPRNFHMTANYMKQYHGKSVKVSDEEIMQASLQLSRNTGIFAEPSAAAALAGFLKMHREHLIPEDSNNLVLITGSGMKDTGAVKKYLDFPKAVACDAKVVLNLLDL